Below is a genomic region from Burkholderiales bacterium.
GAGCTTGAGGCGGACTGCACCATGCCCGCCGAATACATCATGATGATGCATTTCATGGATGAAATCGACACCGAACTGCAGGACAAGATTGCGGTTTATTTGCGCAGCCACCAGCAGCCTCACGACGGCTGGGGATTGTTCCCCGGCAGCGACTTCGATTTGAGCTGTTCGGTGAAAACGTATTATGCATTAAAGCTTGCGGGCGCAAGTCCCGCCGAGCCGCATTTAGTAAGAGCTCGAGAGGCGATTCTTGCCGCTGGCGGGGCGGCGCGCTGCAACGTATTCACTCGCATTGCCTTGGCGCTGTTCGGGCAAATTCCGTGGCGCGGGGTGCCGATCGTGCCGGTGGAAATCATGCTTTTACCACGGTGGTTCCCCTTTCACCTAAGCAAAGTGTCTTACTGGTCGCGCACGGTGATGGTGCCGTTGGCGATTCTTTGCAGCTTAAAGGCACGAGCCAAGAATCCGCGGCGGGTGGACATCCGCGAATTGTTCATCGTGCCGCCGGAAAAAGAGAAAAACTATTTTCCCGTCAGGTCACGCTTAAATCGGATCCTGCTGGGCTTTGAACGCTTAGGCAAGCTTCTGGAACCGGCCATTCCCGGCTTTATTCGCCGTTACGCCATGAAAAAAGCCGAGGGTTGGGTCATTGAGCGGCTGAACGGAACCAATGGTCTGGGAGCGATATTCCCGGCCATGGTCAATGCGCATGAAGCGCTTGCCTGCCTGGGTTACCCGGCCGATCATCCCTATCGTGTGATTACTAAAGAAGCCCTCACGAAGTTGCTGGTGGTGGAACAAGATTCCGCGCATTGCCAGCCATGCGTGTCGCCGGTGTGGGATACCGCTTTGGCCTGCCTCGCGTTGCATCAGGCAGCGGGCGAACAGCCCACTGCTGAAATCAAACGCGGGCTGGACTGGCTCGAAAATATGCAGCTCTTGGATGCGCCCGGAGATTGGCGCGATTCAAGGCCAAAGCTCGAGGGCGGCGGCTGGCCGTTCCAGTTCGGCAATGATTTTTATCCGGACATTGATGACACCGCCGCAGTGGGCTGGGCGATGCACAGAGTTGATGAGAAACGCTACACCGAAGCGCTGCGTCGCGCTGCGCAATGGGTTTGCGGCATGCAGTCTGAAAATGGCGGTTTTGCCGCGTTCGATGTCGACAACACCTGTTATTACCTGAATGAAATTCCATTTGCCGACCATGGGGCATTACTCGATCCGCCCACCAGTGATGTTACTGGCCGCTGCATTGCATTGCTCGCTCCCCTTGGCAAATACCAGGAAGTGTGGAAACGCAGCCTTGAATTCCTTAAGCGCGAGCAGGAAAAAAACGGTTCGTGGTTCGGCCGATGGGGCACGAATTATATTTACGGTACCTGGTCGGTGCTGTCGGCGCTGGAACTCGCCCAGGAGCCTTGTGACCAGCTTTTTATCCGTCGCGCGGTGGAATGGCTAAAGCGCGTGCAGCGTGCCGATGGAGGCTGGGGCGAGAGCAATGACACCTATTTCAACCCCGGACGAGCCGGGCACGCCAATTCCAGCACCGCATTTCAAACGGCTTGGGCGCTGCTCGCGCTGATGGCGGCCGGCGAAGTGGATTCCACCGAAGTAACGCGGGGCGTCGAATATTTATTGCGCACCCAGCAGGCAAACGGCTTGTGGAACGATTCCGAGTTTACTGCTCCCGGCTTCCCGCGGGTCTTCTATTTAAAGTATCACGGCTACGACAAATTCTTTCCGTTGTGGGCGCTGGCGCGCTATTACAATCTGCACAATCGCCACACCGCGTGATCGGCGTGGTGGCTGCGTTGCCGCTTGAAGCGCGCTTCCTCGTTGGTCGCATGCTTGATCCGGCAGAGCGCGCCGAGCTGAGGGATTGCGCCGGCTGGATTCAACTTTGCGGAATCGGCAGGGAAAAGGCGCTCCATGCCGCACAATCGTTGCTGGACGCAGGAGCGAGCGCATTGGTAAGCTGGGGCACTGCGGCGGGTCTCGATCCCGCGCTCGCCGCGGGAACCTTAGTGCTGCCGCAATGCGTGATCGGCGCCGACGAATACATGTTTCCAGTGGACCAGGCTTGGCGCAGCAGGTTGCATGACCGCGTAGCCGGACATGTTGCGACAAGCGGCGGATTGCTGCTTGAAAGTCTCTCAGTGTTCACTCACCCATCGCAAAAAAAAGCTTTGGCAAAACGTGCTGGAGCCGCAGCGGTAGATATGGAAAGCGCGGCCGTGGCACAAGTAGCGAACCAGGTCGGGGTGCCATTCATGGCGGTCCGCGTCATCGCCGACCAAGCAATGACCGCGGTTCCCTTGAGCGCGCTTGCTGCAGTTGATGACTTTGGACGCGTGCATGTTTTGCGCCTCGTCGCATCCTTGCTGGCTCATCCTGAAGAATTGCCCGCGCTGATTGTTCTGTGGCGGGCATTCCGCGCAGCTCAGAGGACGCTATCGACCGTGGCAGAGCAAGCGGGGCCCGGGTTGGGTATTGAGTAAATGTCTTTCCAATTGAACGCAAATTAGGAAAATGGACGCCACGCTGGTTACCGGTGCGTCAGGTTTTGTCGGCTCAGCGCTGGCACACAAGCTTGTCGAGGCCGGACGCCGGGTGCGTGCGCTCGTGCGCCCTGCCAGCGATCGCCGCAATATCGACAACGTTCCAGTTGAACTCGCTTTTGGCGACCTTGCCGATTTGAGCTCGCTTGAACGTGCGCTTGACGGGTGCAGCGCCTTGTTCCATGTCGCCGCAGATTATCGACTGTGGGCGCGTAATCCTCAGCAGATATACCGCACCAACGTTGCAGGGACCGCGAATATCATGCAGGCCGCGCTCAAAGCCGGCGTTGAGCGCATCGTTTATACCAGCAGCGTCGCGACACTAGGCTTGCGTACTGACGGCACGCCCGCGGATGAAAACACGCCGGTCACGCTTGATGACATGATCGGGCATTACAAGCGCTCGAAGTTTCTTGCCGAAGCCGAGGTAAAACGAATGATAACGCAGATCGGATTGCCTGCCGTCATCGTCAATCCCTCCACTCCGGTCGGCCCGCGCGATATTCGGCCCACGCCTACCGGGCGCATGGTGCTGGACGCAGCATGCGGCCGATCCC
It encodes:
- the shc gene encoding squalene--hopene cyclase, producing the protein MLEKNFVESDSGANSLATLHEPSNVHSIGTRSASLWRVISAARDALLGLQHDNGYWCFELEADCTMPAEYIMMMHFMDEIDTELQDKIAVYLRSHQQPHDGWGLFPGSDFDLSCSVKTYYALKLAGASPAEPHLVRAREAILAAGGAARCNVFTRIALALFGQIPWRGVPIVPVEIMLLPRWFPFHLSKVSYWSRTVMVPLAILCSLKARAKNPRRVDIRELFIVPPEKEKNYFPVRSRLNRILLGFERLGKLLEPAIPGFIRRYAMKKAEGWVIERLNGTNGLGAIFPAMVNAHEALACLGYPADHPYRVITKEALTKLLVVEQDSAHCQPCVSPVWDTALACLALHQAAGEQPTAEIKRGLDWLENMQLLDAPGDWRDSRPKLEGGGWPFQFGNDFYPDIDDTAAVGWAMHRVDEKRYTEALRRAAQWVCGMQSENGGFAAFDVDNTCYYLNEIPFADHGALLDPPTSDVTGRCIALLAPLGKYQEVWKRSLEFLKREQEKNGSWFGRWGTNYIYGTWSVLSALELAQEPCDQLFIRRAVEWLKRVQRADGGWGESNDTYFNPGRAGHANSSTAFQTAWALLALMAAGEVDSTEVTRGVEYLLRTQQANGLWNDSEFTAPGFPRVFYLKYHGYDKFFPLWALARYYNLHNRHTA
- the hpnA gene encoding hopanoid-associated sugar epimerase, with the protein product MDATLVTGASGFVGSALAHKLVEAGRRVRALVRPASDRRNIDNVPVELAFGDLADLSSLERALDGCSALFHVAADYRLWARNPQQIYRTNVAGTANIMQAALKAGVERIVYTSSVATLGLRTDGTPADENTPVTLDDMIGHYKRSKFLAEAEVKRMITQIGLPAVIVNPSTPVGPRDIRPTPTGRMVLDAACGRSPAYVDTGLNLVHVDDVAQGHMLAFERGKVGERYILGGRNMTLLEILIEVARITGQKPPRVKLAHNLVLPIAYLSEAWAWLSNGPEPRATVDGVRLSKKYMYFSIEKARRELGYNPGPVEKALQDAVTWFRANGYCGRQPRLA